From Lolium perenne isolate Kyuss_39 chromosome 5, Kyuss_2.0, whole genome shotgun sequence, a single genomic window includes:
- the LOC127346524 gene encoding disease resistance protein RGA2, translating to MAAATAAAAVDGIQRQLESVALRRGLPTKLDEVLDCLKLPLCTLRLALSILMEDQSLEARVRLTNIKIVLYALEDLLDELEYHGSIRHRPSRRTWKDTLFWLSGPLILHTNVAQRLDTISRKLRHVKDHSVEFCSRQHTGALPQQYKEQFGFDGAAIIGRDREKQDVKRLLLQNNRNSLSILPIVGQPGLGKTSLARLVFEDGGEDWEFDFRVWISLDNNLSLTKIGTHIISEANKSVKGSIPQVCRNYSLGCPFQLAHDVQEILHNSSCLIVLDNLFSMNVNFLVNLKELFGAKQKCAKVIVTTSSKLVAKVMGTSSSYNLGGLSEEHCWTVFAEKSFGNKDAIVDPQYTEIGKKIARRCNGIPMLAQSLGSMVHNQGMNTWLAVRDEELWKLEEKFFPKSTVFSSFMAIYYSMHHTLKLCFLYLSVFPRGSIIDKDELIRQWRALDLFRSERGTFSASLLGEIYTDDLLSASILEVVDTSLVEMKCISSVVLRVNNLAYDFLRYLTRDDVMHLDYGMALSGSVGKPPFRYATLTCYTKESATDEYLVSSAKAVLFRNCEATKAIADLLPVLRYTRLLDLSGCPFEELPASIDQLKHLRYLNISGFRITALPNEMGCLQNLKFLDISKTCIEALPTFITTFRKLKYLNVHGCDRLRNLPPALGDLKGLECLNLSSCPLICKLPASFSGLHKLQRLDLSNCTGLDQLPHPFQLESLENLNLEGCFRLKQLPESFGNLSFLRNLNLAGCSSLKQLPESFVDLPMLQCLSISHIHIELPDPLVKLQRLRKLKITYCDAVI from the exons ATGGCAGCCGcgaccgccgccgctgccgtcgaCGGGATCCAGCGGCAGCTCGAATCTGTCGCTTTAAGGCGGGGGCTTCCGACAAAGCTCGACGAGGTCTTGGATTGTCTCAAGTTGCCCCTGTGCACGTTGCGGTTGGCTCTGTCGATCTTAATGGAGGACCAATCCTTGGAGGCGCGCGTGCGGTTGACGAACATCAAGATAGTGCTCTACGCGCTGGAGGATCTACTCGACGAGCTCGAATACCACGGCAGCATCAGGCACCGACCCAGCCGCCGGACCTGGAAG GATACATTGTTCTGGTTATCAGGTCCATTAATTCTGCATACAAATGTTGCCCAAAGATTGGACACGATCAGCAGGAAGTTGCGTCATGTGAAGGACCATTCTGTCGAATTCTGTTCCCGTCAGCACACTGGTGCACTTCCTCAACAATACAAGGAGCAATTTGGATTTGATGGAGCCGCAATCATCGGAAGGGATCGTGAGAAACAAGATGTAAAAAGATTGCTCTTGCAAAACAATCGCAATAGTTTGTCCATCCTTCCAATAGTTGGCCAGCCAGGGCTGGGCAAAACGAGTCTTGCTAGGTTAGTTTTCGAGGATggaggagaagattgggaatttgATTTCCGGGTATGGATAAGCCTTGACAATAACTTGTCCCTTACGAAAATTGGGACACACATTATCTCGGAAGCTAATAAATCAGTGAAAGGTAGTATACCTCAAGTTTGCAGAAATTATTCTTTGGGGTGCCCGTTCCAGCTTGCGCATGATGTTCAAGAGATACTTCATAATAGCAGCTGTTTAATTGTCTTGGACAATCTGTTCTCTATGAATGTCAACTTTCTTGTTAATCTGAAGGAATTGTTTGGGGCCAAACAGAAATGTGCCAAGGTCATAGTGACCACTTCTAGTAAACTAGTAGCAAAAGTGATGGGTACTAGTTCATCATACAACTTGGGTGGTCTATCTGAAGAACACTGTTGGACTGTATTTGCTGAGAAATCATTTGGAAACAAAGATGCAATAGTAGATCCGCAGTATACAGAAATTGGTAAGAAAATTGCAAGGAGGTGCAACGGAATTCCTATGTTAGCTCAGTCTCTTGGTTCAATGGTGCATAATCAAGGCATGAACACCTGGCTCGCTGTAAGGGATGAAGAATTGTGGAAACTAGAGGAAAAGTTTTTCCCTAAGTCAACAGTATTTTCATCATTCATGGCAATATATTACAGCATGCACCATACATTAAAATTgtgcttcctttatttgtcggtgTTTCCTAGAGGTTCTATCAtagacaaggatgaacttattcgacAATGGAGAGCATTGGATTTATTTCGATCAGAACGTGGGACCTTTTCTGCTTCTTTGCTCGGAGAAATATACACTGATGACCTTTTATCTGCATCCATCCTtgaagttgtagatacatccttg GTCGAGATGAAATGCATCAGTTCTGTTGTTCTTCGTGTGAATAATTTGGCGTATGATTTTCTGAGATATCTGACCAGAGATGACGTAATGCATTTGGACTATGGCATGGCACTAAGTGGCTCTGTAGGGAAGCCACCTTTCCGTTATGCAACATTGACATGTTACACTAAGGAATCAGCAACTGACGAATATTTGGTAAGCAGTGCAAAGGCAGTGCTTTTCAGAAATTGTGAGGCAACAAAGGCTATAGCCGATCTGTTGCCAGTACTAAGATACACGCGTCTCTTGGATCTTAGTGGTTGTCCCTTTGAAGAATTACCAGCTTCTATTGATCAGCTGAAACATCTTAGATATCTCAATATTTCAGGCTTCAGAATAACAGCATTACCGAATGAAATGGGCTGCTTGCAGAACCTCAAGTTTTTGGATATCTCGAAAACATGCATTGAGGCGTTACCCACGTTTATCACAACTTTCCGGAAGCTGAAATATCTGAATGTACATGGATGCGATAGACTCCGAAACTTGCCCCCAGCCCTTGGTGATCTTAAGGGGTTGGAGTGCCTCAACCTGTCGTCCTGTCCTCTAATATGCAAGTTACCTGCATCTTTTTCTGGACTTCATAAACTGCAGCGGCTGGATCTATCAAACTGCACCGGTCTTGATCAGTTGCCTCACCCGTTTCAGCTGGAAAGTTTAGAGAACCTGAACCTGGAGGGGTGCTTCAGGCTCAAACAGCTACCAGAATCTTTTGGCAACCTTTCTTTCCTTCGGAATTTAAACTTGGCAGGCTGCTCTAGTCTGAAGCAATTaccggagtcttttgttgacttgccTATGTTACAGTGCTTGAGCATTTCACATATTCACATTGAGTTGCCGGATCCACTAGTCAAGCTCCAGAGGCTCCGCAAACTGAAAATCACATATTGTGATGCGGTGATATGA
- the LOC127346534 gene encoding BURP domain-containing protein 14-like, with product MAPSRHSHLFLVTILLLSLGLPRSTPLPFPWLSDDVLPPNPAPPSRFLTPRRSPAYMAVSPSPSRPPRPLTPQGFPRALPFSYAVDSPSPAPAPRGSPRFSDPPPRFPTPRGLPRPSVSSDAFSPPPSSPPSRFPSTPPPPQRRLPRLTPSSALPVNPFTAKAAFIRYWNRKVHSNRLHPAFFFAKLSPLSAPDAAAFSSLAAAGQLGSRLPAFCVAASILCPATSDAIWSGPSSVAAVTSGSSPASNSTTAPFKNYDNGNFSSYGNSGGGGADAFAVYSRGQINPVDSFHRYGKGSLGRNDSFATYEALGNVGTASFNSYTSGATGGSGEFAAYDGETNTAAVTFTTYDAAGNGRSREFTAYTQDANSGVESFTGYGKAANGAGESFKAYGNHSNSIMSGFINYGDKANSATDKFESYGVNGNAPQNTFRSYSPGSNGGADDFKGYRDNANVGDDSFTSYANDANGATADFESYGKSVNPGSVAFKGYGQGSNPNHRIGFTHYTGDNTTFKAYSNDGVEFKEYQNMSKMEVSKVMADLSSGHRRQQPKWSPEPGKFFRERDLITGNRMPMPDISDKMPPRAFLPRDIAAKIPFEAGAVSELFGAPPGTAMRQVVASTVDECARPPSRGETKRCATSAEDVLDFAVEMLGDHIAVRSTESAAGSGGDIRLGKIAGVDGGSVTSSVSCHQSLFPYLVYYCHSVPSVRLYEAEILAVDSDQKINRGVAICHLDTSEWSPNHGAFLALGGKPGEMEVCHWIFQGDMTWTVAD from the coding sequence ATGGCGCCATCTCGCCACTCTCACCTCTTCTTGGTCACCATCCTCCTGCTCAGCCTCGGCCTGCCACGCTCAACTCCATTGCCATTTCCATGGCTATCCGATGACGTCCTCCCACCAAACCCTGCTCCCCCGTCGCGTTTCCTGACGCCACGCCGTTCGCCGGCGTACATGGCCGTCTCCCCTTCCCCTTCTCGGCCTCCACGTCCCTTGACGCCACAGGGATTTCCACGGGCTTTGCCCTTCTCCTATGCTGTCGACTCTCCTTCCCCTGCTCCGGCGCCGCGAGGCTCACCGCGGTTCTCTGATCCACCGCCACGTTTCCCAACGCCAAGAGGGCTGCCACGGCCTTCGGTGTCCTCTGATGCCTTCTCCCCACCCCCGTCGTCTCCGCCCTCGCGTTTCCcgtcgacgccgccgccgccgcagcgacGCTTGCCTCGGCTGACGCCGTCGTCGGCGCTGCCCGTGAACCCGTTCACGGCCAAGGCGGCCTTCATCCGGTACTGGAACCGGAAGGTGCACAGCAACCGCCTCCACCCGGCCTTCTTCTTCGCCAAGCTGTCCCCGCTCTCCGCGCCCGACGCTGCCGCCTTCTCCTCCCTCGCCGCCGCGGGCCAGCTCGGCTCGCGCCTCCCCGCGTTCTGCGTCGCGGCCTCCATCCTCTGCCCCGCCACCTCCGACGCCATCTGGTCTGGACCGTCATCCGTGGCCGCCGTCACGTCCGGCTCATCGCCAGCCTCCAACTCGACCACTGCGCCGTTCAAGAACTACGACAACGGCAACTTCAGCAGCTACGGcaacagcggcggcggcggcgccgacgcCTTCGCCGTCTACTCCAGAGGCCAGATCAACCCGGTGGACTCCTTCCACCGGTACGGCAAGGGCTCGCTCGGCCGCAACGACTCGTTCGCCACATACGAGGCGCTAGGCAACGTCGGCACCGCGAGCTTCAACTCCTACACCTCCGGCGCCACGGGCGGCTCAGGCGAGTTCGCCGCCTACGACGGCGAGACCAACACGGCCGCCGTCACCTTCACAACCTACGACGCCGCCGGCAACGGCCGTTCCCGCGAGTTCACGGCGTACACGCAGGACGCTAACTCCGGCGTGGAGAGCTTCACGGGCTACGGCAAGGCGGCGAACGGCGCCGGCGAGTCCTTCAAGGCGTACGGCAACCACTCCAACTCGATCATGTCCGGCTTCATCAACTACGGCGACAAGGCCAACAGCGCCACGGACAAGTTCGAGTCCTACGGCGTCAACGGGAACGCGCCCCAGAACACGTTCCGGAGCTACTCCCCCGGCAGCAACGGCGGCGCCGACGATTTCAAGGGGTACAGGGACAACGCCAACGTGGGCGACGACAGCTTCACGTCGTACGCGAACGACGCCAACGGCGCCACCGCCGACTTCGAGAGCTACGGCAAGTCGGTGAACCCGGGGAGCGTGGCGTTCAAGGGGTACGGGCAGGGCTCCAACCCCAACCACCGGATCGGGTTCACGCACTACACCGGCGACAACACCACGTTCAAGGCCTACTCCAACGACGGTGTCGAGTTCAAGGAGTACCAGAACATGTCCAAGATGGAGGTGTCCAAGGTGATGGCGGACCTGTCGTCGGGGCATCGTCGGCAGCAGCCGAAGTGGTCGCCGGAGCCGGGCAAGTTCTTCCGGGAGCGGGACCTCATAACCGGCAACCGGATGCCGATGCCGGACATCAGCGACAAGATGCCGCCACGGGCGTTCCTGCCGAGGGACATCGCCGCGAAGATACCGTTCGAGGCGGGCGCCGTGTCGGAGTTGTTCGGGGCGCCGCCCGGCACGGCGATGAGGCAGGTGGTGGCGTCCACGGTGGACGAGTGCGCGCGACCGCCCAGCCGGGGCGAGACCAAGCGGTGCGCGACGTCGGCCGAGGACGTCCTCGACTTCGCCGTGGAGATGCTGGGCGACCACATCGCGGTGCGCAGCACGGAGTCCGCGGCGGGCAGCGGCGGGGACATCAGGCTCGGGAAGATCGCCGGCGTCGACGGCGGCAGCGTGACGTCGTCCGTGTCGTGCCACCAGAGCCTGTTCCCGTACCTGGTGTACTACTGCCACTCGGTGCCGAGCGTCAGGCTGTACGAGGCTGAGATCCTGGCCGTCGATTCCGACCAGAAGATCAACCGTGGGGTGGCGATCTGCCATCTCGACACGTCGGAATGGAGCCCTAACCATGGGGCGTTCCTCGCGCTTGGTGGGAAACCGGGTGAGATGGAGGTGTGCCATTGGATCTTCCAGGGTGACATGACTTGGACGGTGGCTGATTGA